The genomic region CGACACGCCAGTTATCGAACAGATCCAGTATATAATCCCTTTGGTATTTATGCAAGGATTGCAGGAAATCTGTCTGTTTGATGTTAACATTTGATGCTAACAAAACCCTTGACTATTTTCAGGTTCACGTATAATATTGTATATCTTTTTGTAATGTAATTTATGAATATGGAGGTTACCTTATGGCAGTGCCAAGAGCTAAAACATCAAAAGCACGCACACGCCGCCGCCGAGGAATCAATATGCGGTTAAATGCGCCTCATCTTGTGGAGTGTGCAAATTGTGGAAATTTAATTTTATCTCACCACGTATGTTCCAAATGCGGTTTCTATCGCGGACATCAAGTTGTTGATCCCGATACATTAAATTAAGAGAGGTTTTTCTTTATGGACGAATTGTTTGCTCAAATTCAAAAGCTGATTGCAGAAAAATTGGAAATCGATGCAGATAAAATTACACTCGATTCTTCTTTCCGACAAGATCTCGGCGCAGATAGCCTTGATACCTATGAACTGGTATATGCAATCGAAGAGGAGATGGGAATCAAGATACCCGACGGGAAAGTAAGTGAATTCGAAACCGTGAGGGATGCGTACGATTTTATTAAATCTCAGTCGAAATAATCCGGCAAAGGATGTGGTTCTTGTTTCCTTTTAAACATGGTTTAGAAAAACAGCGGAAGCAAGAACTGCTTGCTTTTCAAAAAAAAGCAGGATGCAAATTTAAAAATATTAGTTTACTGGATATAGCCTTCCATCATCGCTCGTTCTCTAATGAACATAGCGATTCTCCTATTAATAATGAGCGGCTTGAATTTTTGGGCGATTCCGTACTTGGTATGATTGTTGCAACGGAGCTGTATCTTGCTCATCCCGATAAACCTGAAGGGGATCTTGCAAAAATTAAAGCTGCGGTCGTTTCCGAAGACTCTCTTTTTCCTATTGCACTGAATCTCAATATCGATACATATCTAATGCTGGGGCATGGTGAAGAAGTGTCGGGCGGAAGAAAAAAGAAAGCCCTGCTCGCCGATGCGGTGGAAGCTCTTATCGGTGCACTCTATTTAGATTCGGGCTTCAAGGTCGCTCAACAGTTTGTATTGAAAATTATTGAACCGCAGCTGCAGTTGGTGGAACAAAATAAACATCGATATAGAGATTATAAATCTTTGCTGCAAGAATACGTGCAAAAAAAATACCGCATTATCCCTAAATATGTGCTGGTAGAGACATCGGGGCCGGATCACGATAGGGTTTTTCAAGTAAAGGTTGTCATCAAAGAGAGGGAATATAATCCTGCTTTAGGAAAAAGTAAAAAAGAAGCGGAACAGGCGGCTGCAGAGGTTGCCTGGAAAGCCTTGTGCCTGTAAATAAGGGGGAAAAATATGTTTTCGTTTGTAAAAAAAGATTCTGAAGCCGGAAAGGATACAGTAGTACCTATAACAAGCGGTATCGTACTCCAGATAAAGAAGTAGAAGCTTTGATGTCCGCTGCAGAAGATATCGCGTTAAATATCAGAAGCAGGATAACCGGTGCGTCACAAGTACTTTTTAAAAACCTCAAACAAGAACATCAATTTGAAGCGTTCACCGATAGTATCCATTCAATCCTGGATTCCATTATGTCGATTCAGGAGCAGTTGCAAGAAGTGCATAGCTGTACTACTGCGCTGGAAGATACGGCTGGAAAAGCAAGTTCTTCGGTAGAGCAAATAACCGATTCGGTAAATCGCGTTGCAAACATCGTTACCGATAGAATTTCGGTTACTTCTCAGTTAACGGATGCCGTTGCGAAAGGCTCATTAAAGGTAAAAGACTTATTTGCGGTTATCGACAGCCTTAATCAAAACATTGATGCGGTTAAAGATATTATCGGATCGATAAATGATGTCAGCGCTCAGACGAACCTACTTGCGATGAACGCTGCCATAGAGTCGGCACATGCAGGGAAGGCTGGCCTCGGCTTTGCAGTTGTTGCCGGTGAAATTAGAAAGCTTTCTGAAGCGACGGCGCTCAATGCTGCCGATGCTTCTAAGACCCTCAAAAATATGGTCGAAGCACTTGAGGTCGCGCGGGATACCGCCGACGAAACGCGTACTGCGATGACACTTATCGGTAATTCGGTAAATGAGACGACTGCGTCTTTTGTAGAAATTTCTTCCGAAATGAATATGCTTGCGGGAACGAGCACATCGGTACGCGACGCTGTTATGCTGGTGCCGGAGTCTGCGGCAGACTTGAATAATCGTGCGGATACCGCTATTGAATATATCAATAAAATAGCTGATCAAGCGGATAAAGGGAAAAATATGTTGTTTACTTTGCAGACAACTGCGAATGAAGTAAGCGATTTAATGAGTAGTGCCCTGTTTAATATGAACAATATTATTGATAGTACCGTTGTGGTCGATGCTGCAGTAGAAAAAGGTATTGATCTGGTAAACGGAAAGACAGTAGCGGATGAGTATGCTATGCCATTTGCGCGCATTGTATTGAAACATCTCGGTTGGGTTACTAAGGTGCGTGCCTTGATCGATGGGCGGCTTGATGTAAACACAATAGAATTGGGTGATCATAAAAAATGTGATTTAGGGCGATGGATTGAAAAAGAAGCTCCGCTGTATGAAGGTTTAATGCAGCATCCCGAGTTTAAAAAGCTTATGGTACAGCATGAGCAGCTCCATAACGAGACGAAAGCCATTGTCGGCCAGCTTAAAACGTCATCGAGAACTGAATTGGAAGCTTCTTATTCAAAATTGTTGGATTATTCCGCATCGGTTATCGAAAGTTTGAGTATATTGCGTCAATTTATCGAAAGCAAAAACCATACGAAAAAATAATCAAAACTTAGACCAAGGGTGCTGTCCAAAAATTGCGGTTTTTGAACAGACCCGCCGCTAATATCTTCGCAAGATGTGCCGGTTTTATAGTTCGGCAAGCGGAATAGTGTACACACTGGAGCAATTCCGGCAGACAATCTCAAGCGGGTCGTCTGCGGTCTCTTTTAAGTTTTCCAGTTCCGCTTGCGGCAATTTCCGCATCGCTTCCAGATAATACTCCTTTGAGCATGGACAATCAAAGGTAATGTTCCGTGCTGCAACCGCTTGAGGGTTAAACTCCCGCAGTAGACCGAAGATGATATCTTCGCAGTTGCCGCCTTCAGCAAACCAATCACCGAGCGGGGGACAGGCGGTAAAAGCCCGTTCCATATTGGTGACGGCATCTTCAATTTCTTCTTCCGTTTTCGATTGCCTGCCTCGGCGTGTTCCCCCTGCTGCGGGCATCCGCTGGATAAAAAAGCCGCCGGCACCGACGACTCTACCGATACTGTCAAACCTGATACTTGTATTAAAAGCGGTATAGAGCTGTTCCGATTGCTGAAAATACCATGCAAGGTCTTTTGCAATATTCCGATACTTGATTTCGACGATGCTTCGCTGCGGCTCCCGCCCCGCTGCATGATCCGCTTCCGGAAAACGGGTAACGGAGAGTGTACCGTTACCGAAGAACGGAGCAAGATCCCAACTTTCAAGCGGGGCATCAATCGGGATGGGGTTTTGCAAAAGGTAGCCGCGCACAAAGCCCCGTGAATCTGCCTCTACGGAAAAACCGGTTGCGGGGCCGTCCGTTTCATAGCGCAGTTGGAGCGTTTCGCGTCCTTTCATCGTTTGAATCATCAGTGCGGCACAGAGGCCTGCCTGCCCGAGGACAAGGGTTTCGAGGATTCCAAGCCGGTGCTGTGCGCGTATTCGGTTTACGAACCGCGTACCGTGGAAAAGTCCTCCGCGGAAAAGGCCGTCGTCGGCAGTAAAGATATGGAGTTCATCTTTTTCAAGTTTATCAAGGTGCTGTTGCAGCGCCGTATCTTCAATAGGTGCGTATATCATACTCGTATGTTAATAAAATGAACTATTAAAAACAAGGGGCGGCAGGGTAAACGCATCAGGCCGTTTTTTACCGACCCCGCAGAAAAATTGATACTATTCGACCAGAGTTGAACCTCTGCGCGGTTCAAATGGTCTCACAGTCTCAATTTTTCCGCGGTTTTTATCTACTCTACCTGATGCGTTTACCCGCCTGTTGAAAAAACATGCGAAATTTTAAGCAAAAATTTCGCATGGAAGAAAGCAACCGCTAAAATATTTTTAATGCGGTTGCCCTGCATTATGCGCCCTTTCGATTCTGCCGATCGGGATGTTCACCATACGGCGCATTTGCCAACAGGAGCTTGAGGCGGTTGAGCTGGTTTACCTCGCTTGCTCCGGGATCAAAGTCGATGGCGGATATTTGCGCATCAGGGTATCGGCGGCGCAGTTCCTTAATCATCCCTTTGCCGGTAACGTGATTGGGGAGACAGGCAAACGGCTGTAGACAGGCGATACTGACAACCCCTGACTTAATAAGTTCAACCATTTCGGCGGTTAGGAACCAACCCTCGCCGGCAACGTTACCTAAGTCCAAAACCCCGTGAACGCCTTTTGCAAGATTGTAAATCGATTCGGGCGCGGTAAAGCGGCGACTTTTATTCAGAGCTTTTTTCATTCCGCTGCGGTACCGCTCGATATACCAGATCATTGCGTGGTACTTAAACCGGTTAAAGGCGTTCGATTCCAGTGATGTTTCATAGTAGAGGCCGTCGAACAATGAATAGAAAAGAAGTCCATCAAGTCGGGCATAACGCATTCGGCGCCTTCCCGCTCAATGGTACCGACAATATCGTTGTTGGCTGTCGGATGAAATTTTACCAAAATTTCACCGACTACGCCGATGCGGGGTTTTTCCATTTGAATAAGCGGCAGCGTATCAAAATCATGGACAATATCGCGTACTATGTTACGATAACTCCGCCCTGTCATGTGTTTCAATTCGGCTTTTATTCGGTCGGCATAATGGCGGTAGAGTGCATTTGCCGCACCTTTTTCCTGCTCGTAGGGGCGGGTGCGGTACAGTACACGCATCAGCAAATCGCCGAGGCAGAGCGCCTTTAGTGCG from Treponema vincentii harbors:
- a CDS encoding methyl-accepting chemotaxis protein, with protein sequence MSAAEDIALNIRSRITGASQVLFKNLKQEHQFEAFTDSIHSILDSIMSIQEQLQEVHSCTTALEDTAGKASSSVEQITDSVNRVANIVTDRISVTSQLTDAVAKGSLKVKDLFAVIDSLNQNIDAVKDIIGSINDVSAQTNLLAMNAAIESAHAGKAGLGFAVVAGEIRKLSEATALNAADASKTLKNMVEALEVARDTADETRTAMTLIGNSVNETTASFVEISSEMNMLAGTSTSVRDAVMLVPESAADLNNRADTAIEYINKIADQADKGKNMLFTLQTTANEVSDLMSSALFNMNNIIDSTVVVDAAVEKGIDLVNGKTVADEYAMPFARIVLKHLGWVTKVRALIDGRLDVNTIELGDHKKCDLGRWIEKEAPLYEGLMQHPEFKKLMVQHEQLHNETKAIVGQLKTSSRTELEASYSKLLDYSASVIESLSILRQFIESKNHTKK
- the acpP gene encoding acyl carrier protein; its protein translation is MDELFAQIQKLIAEKLEIDADKITLDSSFRQDLGADSLDTYELVYAIEEEMGIKIPDGKVSEFETVRDAYDFIKSQSK
- the rpmF gene encoding 50S ribosomal protein L32, whose translation is MAVPRAKTSKARTRRRRGINMRLNAPHLVECANCGNLILSHHVCSKCGFYRGHQVVDPDTLN
- a CDS encoding Hsp33 family molecular chaperone HslO yields the protein MIYAPIEDTALQQHLDKLEKDELHIFTADDGLFRGGLFHGTRFVNRIRAQHRLGILETLVLGQAGLCAALMIQTMKGRETLQLRYETDGPATGFSVEADSRGFVRGYLLQNPIPIDAPLESWDLAPFFGNGTLSVTRFPEADHAAGREPQRSIVEIKYRNIAKDLAWYFQQSEQLYTAFNTSIRFDSIGRVVGAGGFFIQRMPAAGGTRRGRQSKTEEEIEDAVTNMERAFTACPPLGDWFAEGGNCEDIIFGLLREFNPQAVAARNITFDCPCSKEYYLEAMRKLPQAELENLKETADDPLEIVCRNCSSVYTIPLAEL
- the rnc gene encoding ribonuclease III, whose product is MFPFKHGLEKQRKQELLAFQKKAGCKFKNISLLDIAFHHRSFSNEHSDSPINNERLEFLGDSVLGMIVATELYLAHPDKPEGDLAKIKAAVVSEDSLFPIALNLNIDTYLMLGHGEEVSGGRKKKALLADAVEALIGALYLDSGFKVAQQFVLKIIEPQLQLVEQNKHRYRDYKSLLQEYVQKKYRIIPKYVLVETSGPDHDRVFQVKVVIKEREYNPALGKSKKEAEQAAAEVAWKALCL